Genomic window (Culex pipiens pallens isolate TS chromosome 3, TS_CPP_V2, whole genome shotgun sequence):
gaatcaccagctgagcaaatgtctgtgtgttttgcTGTATGtcgacatgtgtaccgaatcaatgtcactggaatatctcgtcactgactgagccgattttgaccgtattggcctcataCGATtcgtcgaattaaaaaaaaaataaataaagtacatcaaaagttttgcataaaaaactactgcataaaattttcacaatttgcaaaaaagggtgttttttgcatgaaaacctgccatattaaaaaaaaaaaacaaaaaaatgcaacgaaacagccgtgtagagggatgccattttcctcaaagacGGTGTCTGTATAgtcttgacaaaaagttattatgaaaaaaaaatatgcactccgagattttggggtctatcgattccttacaccatagcgcatctctgtgcaaaaaataaaaacattcgctgatgtagttttcgagatacagcccttttaaaatgttacatccgattttttcaaagaaaatcaatacaatttcagcactttaaagaatatgcatttcgagataatgatgttttttgcttcatatgactgtcaagtatctctgggccaagtttcagaaggtttgctgatgtagttctcgagatacagccattttaaaatgttatttccgattttttcaaagaaaatccataaaatcaatacaatttcagcactttaaagaatatgcatttcgagataatgatgttttttgcttcatatgactgtcaagtatctctgggccaagtttcagaaggtttgctgatgtagttctcgagatacagccattttaaaatgttatttccgattttttcaaagaaaatccataaaatcaatacaatttcagcactttaaagaatatgcatttcgagataatgatgttttttgcttcatatgactgtcaagtatctctgggccaagtttcagaaggtttgctgatgtagttctcgagatacagccattttaaaatgttatttccgattttttcaaagaaaatccataaaatcaatacaatttcagcacattaaagaatatgcatttcgagataataatacatcagcaaaccttctgaaacttggcccagagttacttgacagtcatatgaagcaaaaaacatcattatctcgaaatacATATTctataaaatgctgaaattaaattgatttcatggattttctttgaaaaatcggaaataacattttaaaatggctgtatctcgagaactagtgctgaaattgtattgattgttttggttttcttattaaaaatcggatgtaacatcttagaagggctgtatctcgaaaactacatcagcgaatgtttttattttttgcacagagatgcgctatggtgtaaggaatcgatagaccccaaaatctcggagtgcattttttttcataataacggtattttgagcaccgtgatAACGCGTCTCCTGAAAACTTAAGATCTTAAATGATTTTAATGGGGACGCATGGTGCTTTTAAAGCGCATTTACtctgaaacagaaaaaaatgttgaagttaTTTAGTTTACACACTGAAACCCCAATTTTTcctatttgtttttctttcagaCGTATCGGTAACATTATTAATATCTTTGAAGCAAAATTAATTCATTTAAATTCATTTCCCTACTTTCAGCCCTTCAAAAGGTTTTTTATTCTTCGATAGTGAATTTTCATCATAAGTATCACACAAATTTAACAATATTATCTTTTGTTTGGAGTGATATTACCTTAATTGTGGTAATATCACTCCAAACAAAAGATAATATTGTTAAATATAAGGAGTTACTCATAAAAGGTCAGATAGCCAATTTTCGGAGTCAAACAACTCTTATTTACTAACTTAAAATATGTTCCAAATGATGCTAAGAATATGTCATAAAAATCTTCAAAGCCTTGCTTTTcaacagtgtttctcaaccggtgaggaatttccCCCTGGGGGGAATGGGGATGTATAATAAAACgaatttatttaaacttttttgcggAATAATAACTGATCTGGTGCTCTCTTTGTAAAGTTTATTTTGActattataaataatttttgtaaattttcatggTTTCTTACAAATTAAAGTTGGATCTTTggcatgtttttcaaaaattataagctttattttataaaagtgccagatattagaaaaaaataattttgttcggTCCAAAATGTGTATGCTTCAATATTCTATTTTGATCATATTTTACCTCAAGTTATGCGGAATCAGTGAGATTACACATCAAATGATGTAAACTTAAATcctgctatttaaaaaaaaaaatattttctggcaAAAACAGAAACCTATTTTTATAAGGTTGCGACAAGATATTCATGATAAAAAAATGACTAAAAGCCTTCCTAAATGTCTATTTAATTTTCTACTtgcaatttctaaaattgacctCCCCAACCAAACTCCCAGGTGACCACTCAAACCCGGTTACTGTGTCTAGGTCGTCGTCATCGTTTCTAATTATTCAGCAATGCCATCACGCTGCGCTGCGTCAATTCCCCCATGATTGGACGCTCAAAATTAGGCTACTCAAAGCCCGTCAGTGGCCAAGTTAGCTTTTCACCGCTGCCGGCTCTGCCGGACCTAAAAAATTCACCCCAAATAACCTTGTTCCAATTAGGTTCGATTCGTCGTCCGTCAATTCCGGTGTGACATGTCGCCTAAAATAGGACCCACTCTTTCCCACTTCCTCCTCCAGTCTAGTTTCCGTCCGGATcgcataaaatttgcaaaaccaGCATCCTCCGGACACGGCCGGCCTAACCTGAGGCCCTGCTGATGTCCTCGTCGTCATCGTCCAGCACACGACACGGCATGCTGTGTGTGacaaaataaatattcatttttcACGGACATTGGACCGGCTTTTTGGACGACAACCAATCAATAGTGCCAATTTCTAATGCAAAATCGGTCACAAGTTTATGCACCGGCAGAGAAccgcccaagtaaccacaagcactaaatcaAAACTCTATATTCACTCTAAATAAACATTCCCGATGCTATGACACTTTAAATAGTCTTTCCaaatgtttcgaaacatttGTAGCTTGAAACATTATTGCTTACCGTATAATGATATATAGAACAGCCAATTAAAGTTTCGAAGCATTTAGCACAACAATGTTTCGAAGCATTAGTGGTAAGCTTTATATATCATTGTAGAGTAAGCTTTTAATGTTATAtcacattttgacatttcttaaaatgtttcaaaacactaaCTTAACACTAGTGAGGGCAATAAAAGTTTGGCAGTATTTCGTGGTATGTTTATGTTTGCTGCAGGTAAAATCGTTCGGCGCACGGTTCAGCGTCTATAAAAATGTGAGTCAATTATACTTAGTTTAACTGGGCTTAGTATTAAACTATTCTTTTTTCCAGAACAGCTCCTTATCGTCGCAAGATACAATTTTCTAGTTACGATGGCTTCctgcaaaaacaaaactagAAAGGAGGAGTTTTCGCTCTACGCCAGCTTCAACGACACTTTCGTCCACGTCACGGATCTTTCGGGCAAAGAAACAACCTCGCGCGTCACCGGCAACATGAACGCCAAGGCCGATCGTGACGAGGCCTCGCCCTACGCCGCTTTGTTGGCTGCTCAGGACGTCGCCGATAAGTGCAAATCGCTCGGAATCACGCTGCGTGCCACCGGCGGAAACCGCACCAAGACCCCGGGACCGAGTGCTCAGTCGACGCACCGTGCTCTGTCCTGTTCGTCAAAGAATTTTGTGATTTAGTGCTATTAgtgtaaacataaataaatgctCTGTTTTAATCTGGCAAGTGTTTCAGTTTTTCTTGAAGTTGTTCCTCAAGGAAGACTTAGTCGGCAAAAATCATCTGAATAAACATATTTCAGGACGGACGAGACGGTTGGCGCAGGGCATCTAGGTGAAACATCTCAGTACACGCAGTTTAGAATTTCGAAAGCAaagcaacacagcaaaaaaaaaacaaacaaactttcaaaATCGTCATCCCAGCGTAAAAGCACTCTCccaagagagagaaagagctgCGCAaagctttttgatttttctatttttgttctgtcggtaaagtagtattttgacgttttacCGCTGTATAACTTTATATCAACTCTAGACTTCGCCACTCAATTTTACCTCCATGCGTATAAAGTGAATATAAAGTTTCAAGACTCTAGGGACAAACTTTATATGTTGATATAGAGGGGATTTAAAGTTACCTTATACAGTCCCGCGGTTACTTGGGCGGGTTCTACACGGGGGGGAGGCAGAATTTCAGGGAAGGTACATAATTTGGTATGCACtcccgtcgtcgtcgacgacgacgaagccGTGTTCCCACGTGGTCATGCCGGGGAGTCCCTAGGGATCTGGAACAATCAGGCCCCACTCCGCCCTCTTTCAACAGAACAGCGCAGACCTCCCCGGAATCGACGATTTGCCGATTAGTTACTCAGGGCACGTACCGGTTATAATTTGAATTCAAACTGAAAATGCTCTGGCGTGCATGGCGCAAAGCTTATAAGCTATAAGCAAAAgcatagcagcagcagcagcaagggaagatgaaaaaatgtgtgtgcTTTCGGAAATCTGCAAAATTGTATGTTTTATGTGCTGAACTTGACTTGCTGCTCCGGACGGGCATAACAACAAAGTTTCAGTGATGCACAGTGTAAGTTGAGCGCGTCAAAATGGTCAGAACTAATTTGAATTCCGAATTTCCTATAATTCTGGAGTGTCAAAACAACCTACTTTTttcgtcaaaaataaaataacagagAAAAGTTCTTTGAGTGCtgatattttcaacttttcagcgctTGTACTGAAAAGTAATTCTTTTAGACaatattttggtttttgagTTGACCAAACACATGGAAGCCATAATTTAAGAGGGAAAACATACGTTCAAAAATGTGGTATTCAACTCGTTGCTAATTTCAGTAAACCTCGTTGggtaaatgtacgacttgtgctaaaaaatatcttttttttatgcGAAAAAAAGCCTTCTAAAAACGAATTTAGTCTTTTGATAAAACCAAAACAAGCATTCCTGGAAAGTGAAAacattccataaaaaaatgtcaaccttTTCTCAATAACGAAAATGCCATCATTTCGATTCCAAAATTGTGAACATTTAAAGCTTATAATTCAAATGATTACAACTTTAAAAACCAATAATTGTCTTTagaacttaaaatttcatcgaaaatgtattttcctacatttatattttatttttagcaattttgcataattacgataattttatcgttctctgtttaaaatttgttaaaaatggtgGAGTTCCCGCTGGACTTCAAATCCTGATacttaatttcattttatttggcaaaaaatcacaATTGAATGAATAAATGTGGTTCCTATTTTGAGGGTGaacaatttctaaaattttaagtcaaatcatATGCATTCCATGTTTCTAACGGTTTTGgatcattcaaaaattctttataGCTGTGCTTGATTTCTTGCAACATCGTGAATCAAAATCCGAACACTTTTGCGTCGAAATGCAGACAATACGATTAACTAGGGTTAGCGAATTTTCACGCTCACATCTATCCGTCCCTCTTTTTCTAATCAAAACAAGCTAAAGAGAGAAAGGGATGACACGGTATCGtcgtaaaatttcactaagCCTACTTTTAACTaataattactcaaatttatatTCGTAGGGTATTCgtagaatatttaaaaacattttatattcCTCAAATCATCAttattaaggctaccaactgtacggattttttccttaccatacggattttcgatcCTCTTcacggatttttaacaggccggaatttttgtagggaattttacgaaTAATACGGATTtatacggaattttaacaactttttttatcattgaattgcttttttgattgggtcgaagcttttgttaactagaaatttttatttatctgtgagtttgatttaaaaatggaGAGTTTTCCGGAGTTTCCttaattcaaacttgattatcaataattctagagtttttaaactattgtctttcatatgttgataggaccttttgaaaaaaaaactctagaattgtacttttagaaattccttacaaaatatatttattgatttccaaaggctttctaaaacttgtgaacaTTGGAATTAACAAATCTTGAGTtctttaaaggtcctataaactggtgtgtttcacatgttataggaccttttcaaaaaaaaactctggaaaagtgttcgtgaaaacactaaaaacgatattcgtaaaagcaaacttgacatttcgtaaacttttgaacgtttaacaaaaataattgaagaaCATGATGATTTGTTTCAAATCACGCCCTTTGATgaattgttagcaaaacatatacagcaattccccacgaaaacagcatggaaaaaaaacaaaagtgctcggatcgggctcaatttttttctgggggttccctggccgaaataattagacccgtatttttttgtttggctataagggtgacctacgccgtgttacggtggtctgaaaaatggccattttcgtcgattttcgcaaaaaccacttttttcaaaaaatcatatctccgcgtcatttcatccgattttagctgtcttagacgcaaaagaaaggtgataagttggtctttcaaagaaaaataataagaagtttcaaaaatctagcctaacatatgaaaagggcgtatgaaacattaaaatgccgttttgacggtgtctggaccaaagagcctatgtctggaaatatttttatcggattccccggatatttttacataacatactaaaaaatgggagaagttcattaacaggattccgagatataattttttgaaaataaaatccgtgtttttcgacgcgccgcgcgcaagaaccggaaaatgacgaaattggcaaaaaatcaacttttttcactaaaactgcgataactttaaaattttagcgatgacctatacatgtctgggtaccaaaagttgcgtcttttaattacaaaaatgttggtacccaaacatctataggtcatcgctgaaattttaaagttgtctcagttttagtgaaaaaagttgattttttgccgatttcgtcattttccggtttttgcggaaatcgacgaaaatggtcatttttcagaccaccctaacacggcgtaggtcaccctaatggccaaacaaaaaaataagggtctaattatttcggccagggaaccttcagaaaaatgttgagctcgatccgagcacttttgttttattccatgctgttttcgtggggaattgctgtatattaacATAAAGTTACGACTTTTACTGAGAAATGAATGCTTCGCataaaaagtaaagtaaaaaaaaatatactctcAGAATCATTAAGCTATCACAAG
Coding sequences:
- the LOC120418930 gene encoding 40S ribosomal protein S14-like isoform X2; translated protein: MASCKNKTRKEEFSLYASFNDTFVHVTDLSGKETTSRVTGNMNAKADRDEASPYAALLAAQDVADKCKSLGITLRATGGNRTKTPGPSAQSTHRALSCSSKNFVI
- the LOC120418930 gene encoding 40S ribosomal protein S14-like isoform X1, producing the protein MLYHILTFLKMFQNTNLTLVRAIKVWQYFVVCLCLLQVKSFGARFSVYKNLLIVARYNFLVTMASCKNKTRKEEFSLYASFNDTFVHVTDLSGKETTSRVTGNMNAKADRDEASPYAALLAAQDVADKCKSLGITLRATGGNRTKTPGPSAQSTHRALSCSSKNFVI